The Anaerotignum faecicola region CGGAAGGAATATCAAACTCACGATTTTGCAAAAGGATTGCCAGCCAATGCAAAATGCAATACTGATCATCATTTAAATTTAAGATATCAAGACCGTTACAATCCAATTCATAGCAGTTTGCATATCCGTCTGTATCCTTCTTTACGCCCCACTCTTTTGCCATGTCAATACTATCTGTGCAATAGAACCCCAGACCATAATCATTATATTTTTTCCTTTGCCCATAAATGGGCTTCTCAATTATCTTTTCGGAACCATGGTATAGCTTTCTCATTATTCATATTCCCTTCCTACCTATAACTATACTCCTTTGGGAGTATAGTGTCAATAGAACGCACTGATTCCTTTTTACAAACTTGGTGGTTCGATTAGTGGCATTCGGATTATCCGCTATGCTATAATAAGCCTACACAAAAAGAAATGAGGTGTTCAATATGAGTATTAGCGAAAAAAGACTCTCAACTACAGGAAGGCGAATGAAATATTGCCGGAAGATAGAAAAGCTTAAACTCTCTGAATTGGCAGATAAAATAGATGTACCCATTTTTATCCTGAAAAGCTACGAAACTGATAAAAAACAACTTCCCTATGAATTGGCCCGCCGCATAGCCAATGTGCTGCACACAACCGCAGGCTATTTACTCGGTTGGGAAGCCGATCCGCTCCTTGATCCACTTTTGTCTGATATCTACCGCCAAAAGACAAATGAAGAAGCGTTGCTTGATGATGAGTATGATGATGAACCATTTTCCGATATTGACGATGATTGGGACGAGGAAAATGAATCCATTTCATTATTTTATGAAATGATGTATAAAAGTGAAGAGGAGAAAGACGAAATCATAGAAACAGGAGCATTCAACGCCCATATCGCAGGCTATCTGATATATACACTACAACAATTAGGCTGTTCAGCAAGTACAATTACAAAGGCTCGCCAGCTGTTCTTTGACGAAATCGTTCCAAACATAACCGCCGAAACTGCCAGAGAGCTGGGTGAAGCTACGGAGCTCAACAAGTTAGATAGTATTCTCAATAAGAACAATGTTATCCATTTTCCAACCGAGGACTAATTTTGCTCCATAAATGTGCCGAAATAGAAATACAACATAAAAAATTCAATATTGTATTCCCGTTTCGGCACATAAATTGATTTTTAGCATAATTTGTGCTATAATCGGAATACTATTTATCGGAGGTGATTCCATTGGTTGAGAGAAAAGAATATTTGGAACGATTGGCTCAATGGAAAGACGAGCAGGTAATCAAAGTAATAACCGGCATCAGACGTTGCGGTAAATCCACCCTGCTCCTGCAATATCAAGCATGGCTGAAAGCAAATGGGGTTTCTGCAGATCAGATTGTTTCTGTCAATTTTGAGGAACTGGAATATGAGGAACTTCTGGACTATCGGAAATTATATGAATATCTCAAAAGTCACTTGTGCATCGGCAAAAAAACTTATATCTTTCTGGATGAAATTCAGAAGGTAGCCGCATTTGAAAAGGTAGTTGATAGTCTGTATGTTAAGCCGGATATTGATATATACATCACCGGTTCCAATGCGTATATGCTGTCCAGCGATTTGGCTACTCTGCTGACCGGGCGATATGTTGAAATCAAAATGCTGCCCCTTTCTTTTAAGGAATTTCTTTCTATTACTGATATGGATACAGAACAAGGGCTTGCGGAGTACCTGCGTAACGGCGGTCTGCCATATATTGCTGTAATGAATCGTACTTCTGAAAAAGTAGAAACCTACTTGGAAGGAATCTACAATACCGTTATTGTAAAAGATATAGAAGATAGACAAGCCAGAAAAGAAAGTGATCCTTTCAAAAGAAAGATTACCGATATTGTGCTGCTGAAAACTATCGCAAAATATCTTGCCAGTGTAGCAGGTAATCCTGTTTCTATCAGGAGCATCACAAACTATTTAACTTCAAACGGCAGAAAACTATCTCCCAATACGGTGAGCGACTATGTAGA contains the following coding sequences:
- a CDS encoding ATP-binding protein; translated protein: MIPLVERKEYLERLAQWKDEQVIKVITGIRRCGKSTLLLQYQAWLKANGVSADQIVSVNFEELEYEELLDYRKLYEYLKSHLCIGKKTYIFLDEIQKVAAFEKVVDSLYVKPDIDIYITGSNAYMLSSDLATLLTGRYVEIKMLPLSFKEFLSITDMDTEQGLAEYLRNGGLPYIAVMNRTSEKVETYLEGIYNTVIVKDIEDRQARKESDPFKRKITDIVLLKTIAKYLASVAGNPVSIRSITNYLTSNGRKLSPNTVSDYVDALIESFIFYPAERFDIVGKQLLKANRKLYIVDLGLRNYILPRQNYDLGFSLENIVFFELLRRGYRVMIGKVGNTEVDFVAEKNGVYSYIQVTADMTAKETFERELKPLSNIRDNYEKIVLTADRFTPGNYNGIQVKYLPDWLLGKDS
- a CDS encoding helix-turn-helix domain-containing protein, translated to MSISEKRLSTTGRRMKYCRKIEKLKLSELADKIDVPIFILKSYETDKKQLPYELARRIANVLHTTAGYLLGWEADPLLDPLLSDIYRQKTNEEALLDDEYDDEPFSDIDDDWDEENESISLFYEMMYKSEEEKDEIIETGAFNAHIAGYLIYTLQQLGCSASTITKARQLFFDEIVPNITAETARELGEATELNKLDSILNKNNVIHFPTED